The following coding sequences lie in one Flavobacterium sediminis genomic window:
- the ilvC gene encoding ketol-acid reductoisomerase: MAQINFGGVVENVVTREEFPLAKALETLKNETIAIIGYGVQGPGQALNLKDNGFKVIVGQRKGGKTWDKAVADGWVPGETLFEIEEALEKGTIIQYLLSDAGQIELWPTVKKYLTPGKTLYFSHGFGITYKEKTGIIPPADVDVILVAPKGSGTSLRRLFLEGKGLNSSFAIEQDATGKAREKVIALGIGVGSGYLFETDFYKEVTSDLTGERGTLMGAIQGIFAAQYEVLRENGHTPSEAFNETVEELTQSLMPLVAENGMDWMYANCSTTAQRGALDWWKPFKEATKPVFEKLYSEVKAGNEAQKSIDSNSKPDYREKLEAELKELRESEMWQAGATVRQLRPKN, encoded by the coding sequence ATGGCACAAATCAATTTTGGAGGCGTAGTAGAAAATGTAGTAACCCGAGAAGAATTTCCATTAGCAAAAGCATTAGAAACCTTAAAAAACGAAACCATTGCAATTATCGGTTATGGTGTTCAAGGTCCGGGACAAGCTTTAAACTTAAAAGACAACGGTTTTAAAGTAATTGTAGGACAACGAAAAGGTGGAAAAACCTGGGACAAAGCAGTAGCTGACGGCTGGGTTCCGGGTGAAACATTATTTGAAATTGAAGAAGCTTTAGAAAAAGGAACTATCATCCAATATTTATTGTCTGATGCCGGACAAATTGAACTTTGGCCAACGGTTAAAAAATATTTAACTCCGGGTAAAACGTTATATTTCTCTCACGGCTTCGGTATCACCTACAAAGAAAAAACAGGAATCATCCCTCCTGCTGACGTTGATGTTATCTTAGTCGCGCCAAAAGGTTCGGGAACTTCATTGAGAAGATTATTTTTAGAGGGTAAAGGATTGAATTCGTCTTTTGCTATTGAACAAGACGCGACCGGAAAAGCACGCGAAAAAGTAATCGCTCTAGGAATCGGTGTCGGTTCCGGTTACCTGTTCGAAACTGATTTCTACAAAGAAGTAACTTCCGATTTAACCGGAGAACGCGGAACACTAATGGGAGCTATTCAAGGAATTTTTGCGGCTCAATACGAAGTATTACGTGAAAACGGTCACACACCGTCTGAAGCTTTCAACGAAACAGTTGAAGAATTAACGCAAAGTTTAATGCCTTTAGTTGCAGAGAACGGTATGGATTGGATGTATGCCAATTGTTCGACTACAGCGCAAAGAGGCGCATTAGATTGGTGGAAACCGTTCAAAGAAGCTACTAAACCGGTTTTCGAAAAATTATACAGCGAAGTAAAAGCCGGAAACGAAGCACAAAAATCTATTGATTCAAACAGTAAACCGGATTACCGCGAAAAACTGGAAGCCGAATTAAAAGAATTAAGAGAAAGTGAAATGTGGCAAGCCGGCGCAACGGTTCGTCAATTGAGACCCAAAAATTAA
- the ilvN gene encoding acetolactate synthase small subunit, whose translation MKQEYTITAYTENQVGILNKIAIMFSRRKISLESLNTSPSEVENIYRFTIVVKESESVVKNLVKQIGKIVDVLKVYVNTNDEIIWQQIALYKVPTEIIMKEAKVERLLRAYGANAVVIRNDYTVFESTGQDEEINKLLSELHKYGLIEFVRSSRIAIMKASEGIHKSILELEKNDPTKDPINNEFLSLKSKIFQM comes from the coding sequence ATGAAACAGGAATATACCATAACCGCTTATACAGAAAACCAAGTGGGGATTTTGAATAAAATTGCCATCATGTTTTCCCGAAGAAAAATCAGTTTGGAAAGTCTAAACACTTCTCCTAGCGAAGTTGAAAACATCTACCGTTTTACGATTGTCGTGAAAGAATCGGAATCCGTAGTTAAAAACTTGGTAAAACAAATCGGTAAAATCGTTGATGTTCTTAAAGTATATGTCAATACCAATGACGAAATCATTTGGCAGCAAATTGCGCTGTACAAAGTTCCTACCGAAATCATCATGAAAGAGGCAAAAGTGGAACGCTTATTAAGAGCTTACGGAGCCAATGCTGTTGTGATCCGAAACGATTATACGGTTTTTGAATCCACAGGTCAAGACGAAGAAATCAATAAATTATTATCCGAATTGCACAAATACGGCTTAATCGAGTTCGTCAGAAGTTCAAGAATTGCCATCATGAAAGCCAGCGAAGGTATTCATAAAAGCATTTTGGAACTCGAAAAAAATGATCCTACAAAAGATCCGATCAACAACGAGTTCTTAAGCTTAAAAAGCAAAATATTTCAAATGTAA
- the ilvB gene encoding biosynthetic-type acetolactate synthase large subunit: MKTIDQHTNPKENKQFYQATGSIAVIDALLSENVDTIFGYPGGAIMPIYDALFDYKDKLHHILVRHEQGAIHAAQGYARVSGKTGVVFATSGPGATNLVTGLADAMIDSTPVVCITGQVFAHLLGTDAFQETDIVNITSPVTKWNYQITDANEIPEVLAKAFYIAKSGRPGPVLIDITKNAQLQLFDYNGYKSCIHVRSYRAKPVVKPEYIQAAADLINQAKKPLVIFGQGVILGNAEKEFLQFIEKASLPTAWTIMGMSAIPTDHPLGVGMVGMHGNYGPNYLTNECDVLIAVGMRFDDRVTGRLDKYAKQAKIVHLDIDPAEVDKNVLTTVPVWGDCKETLPLLTALLEPKEHKAWLQEFQDKMQYEEEVLINKERFPETEELTMSEVLFELNELTHGDAVMVSDVGQHQMVVCRYSKQNQTRSNITSGGLGTMGFALPAAIGAKFGAPERTVVAIMGDGSAQMNLQELGTIMQFQPNVKIIILNNQFLGMVRQWQELFHEKRYSFTDITSPDFVQVAKGYHIKGQKVAERSELKKALAEMLASNESYLLEIMVAKEDNVFPMVPQGKGVSEIVLSKDQI; the protein is encoded by the coding sequence ATGAAAACAATCGATCAACATACCAACCCAAAAGAAAACAAACAATTCTATCAGGCTACCGGAAGCATTGCTGTAATTGATGCTTTACTTTCTGAAAATGTAGATACCATTTTCGGATATCCCGGTGGTGCTATCATGCCTATATATGATGCTTTATTTGATTATAAAGATAAGCTACATCATATTTTAGTACGCCATGAACAAGGTGCTATCCATGCGGCACAAGGTTATGCCAGAGTAAGTGGAAAAACCGGAGTCGTCTTTGCTACTAGTGGTCCGGGGGCAACAAACTTGGTAACCGGTTTAGCTGATGCTATGATCGATTCGACTCCTGTAGTGTGTATCACAGGGCAAGTTTTTGCACATCTGTTAGGAACCGATGCCTTTCAGGAAACCGACATCGTCAATATTACCTCACCGGTAACCAAATGGAACTATCAAATTACGGATGCCAATGAAATTCCGGAAGTTTTGGCAAAAGCTTTTTACATCGCTAAATCAGGAAGACCTGGTCCGGTTTTGATTGATATCACTAAAAATGCCCAACTTCAGTTGTTTGATTACAACGGTTACAAATCGTGCATCCACGTTAGAAGTTACCGGGCAAAACCTGTTGTTAAACCGGAATATATTCAAGCGGCTGCCGATTTAATCAATCAGGCTAAAAAACCACTTGTTATTTTTGGTCAGGGTGTAATTTTAGGCAATGCCGAAAAAGAATTCCTTCAATTTATTGAAAAAGCCAGTTTACCAACAGCTTGGACCATTATGGGAATGAGTGCTATTCCAACCGATCATCCACTTGGTGTAGGTATGGTAGGAATGCACGGTAATTATGGACCAAATTATTTAACCAACGAATGTGATGTTCTAATTGCCGTTGGAATGCGATTTGACGACCGAGTTACCGGAAGATTGGACAAATATGCCAAGCAAGCTAAAATTGTTCACTTAGATATTGACCCGGCTGAAGTGGACAAAAATGTACTCACAACCGTTCCGGTTTGGGGCGATTGTAAAGAAACACTTCCGCTTCTAACCGCTCTTTTAGAGCCAAAAGAACACAAAGCATGGTTGCAAGAATTCCAAGATAAAATGCAGTATGAAGAAGAAGTTCTGATCAATAAAGAACGTTTTCCGGAAACTGAAGAGCTGACCATGAGTGAAGTTTTATTTGAACTTAACGAATTAACTCATGGCGATGCTGTTATGGTTAGTGATGTAGGGCAACATCAAATGGTGGTTTGCCGTTATTCTAAACAAAATCAAACCCGAAGTAATATCACCAGTGGTGGTTTAGGAACCATGGGATTTGCTTTGCCGGCAGCCATCGGTGCTAAATTCGGTGCTCCCGAAAGAACTGTTGTAGCTATTATGGGTGACGGAAGTGCACAAATGAACCTTCAGGAACTAGGGACTATTATGCAATTTCAACCCAATGTAAAAATCATCATTCTGAACAATCAATTCTTAGGAATGGTTCGCCAGTGGCAGGAGTTATTTCACGAAAAAAGATACTCGTTTACGGACATCACCAGTCCTGATTTTGTTCAGGTAGCCAAAGGCTATCACATTAAAGGTCAAAAAGTAGCCGAACGTTCGGAACTTAAAAAAGCCTTAGCAGAAATGCTGGCTTCAAACGAATCGTATTTACTTGAAATTATGGTAGCCAAAGAAGACAATGTATTCCCAATGGTACCACAAGGAAAAGGAGTTTCAGAAATTGTATTAAGTAAAGACCAAATTTAA
- a CDS encoding branched-chain amino acid transaminase: protein MYFDDKTILFYDGLFTKAVEATTNLYTQTMHYGYGVFEGIRAYKTENGTKIFKAEEHFERLKNSCKQIHIPYTYDNEELIQKTYEVLKRNNLKDAYIRPLVFCSPNMGIGRPNGVSIMICAWEWGAYLGEKLLNLSISSYCRPHPRSTKVEAKVCGHYVNSILASVEAKDKGFDEALLLDSEGYLAEGPGSNLFFEKNGKLYTPQRGNILPGITRATVIELCKELNIPVEEGLYKPEELQNADSAFLCGTAAEVIGVSSLDGKDFPVKWENSLGKKLQLIYKNLVLEKPLLQTQS from the coding sequence ATGTATTTCGATGACAAAACCATTTTGTTTTATGATGGGCTATTTACAAAAGCTGTAGAGGCCACTACTAATTTATACACCCAAACCATGCACTATGGCTATGGGGTCTTTGAAGGCATAAGAGCTTACAAAACCGAAAACGGCACTAAAATTTTCAAGGCAGAAGAGCACTTTGAGCGCCTAAAAAATTCATGTAAGCAAATTCACATTCCTTATACATACGATAATGAAGAACTCATTCAAAAAACGTATGAAGTTCTAAAACGCAACAATCTTAAAGATGCTTACATACGTCCTTTAGTTTTTTGCAGCCCTAATATGGGAATTGGTCGTCCTAATGGAGTTTCTATCATGATATGTGCGTGGGAATGGGGAGCTTACTTAGGTGAAAAATTATTGAATCTTAGCATCTCATCGTATTGCCGACCTCATCCCCGCTCTACTAAAGTAGAAGCTAAAGTTTGCGGACACTACGTCAACTCGATTTTAGCGTCAGTGGAAGCTAAAGACAAAGGTTTTGACGAAGCTTTACTTCTAGACTCAGAAGGCTATTTAGCAGAAGGTCCCGGCTCTAATCTTTTCTTTGAAAAAAACGGCAAATTATATACCCCGCAAAGAGGCAACATTCTCCCGGGAATTACTCGTGCTACAGTAATTGAACTCTGTAAAGAATTAAACATTCCGGTTGAAGAAGGGTTGTACAAACCAGAAGAACTACAAAATGCTGACAGTGCCTTTTTATGCGGAACAGCTGCCGAAGTCATCGGAGTTTCTTCTTTGGACGGCAAAGATTTTCCTGTAAAATGGGAAAACTCTTTAGGTAAAAAATTACAATTAATATATAAGAATTTAGTATTGGAAAAACCATTACTTCAAACACAATCCTAA
- a CDS encoding urocanate hydratase, whose amino-acid sequence MTFQEQILEGIPSVLPQPKVYETQINHAPKRKEILNEEEKKLALKNALRYFEPQHHATLIPEFKEELEKYGRIYMYRLRPDYEMKARNINEYPGKCTQAKAIMLMIQNNLDYAVAQHPHELITYGGNGAVFQNWAQYRLTMKYLAEMTDEQTLVMYSGHPMGLFPSHKEAPRVVVTNGMMIPNYSKPDDWEKFNALGVTQYGQMTAGSYMYIGPQGIVHGTTITVLNGFRKIKRTPSGSLFVTSGLGGMSGAQPKAGTIAGCVTVCAEVNPKITKIRHEQGWIHEIIEDLDQLVTRTRQALANKEVVSIAYLGNIVDVWERFDQDNLHIDLGSDQTSLHNPWAGGYYPVSLSFEEANKMMAENPAQFKEEVQKSLRRQAAAINKHTAKGTYFFDYGNAFLLEASRAGADVMNPNPTLGREFKYPSYVQDIMGPMCFDYGFGPFRWVCTSNNPEDLQKTDAIACAVLEEMKKNSPEEIQQQMADNIQWIKGAQQNKLVVGSQARILYADAEGRIKIAEAFNQAIAKGEIGPIVLGRDHHDVSGTDSPYRETSNIYDGSRFTADMAIHNVIGDSFRGATWVSIHNGGGVGWGEVINGGFGMLLDGSTEASKRLQSMLFWDVNNGIARRSWARNEGAVFAIKRAMETQPLLKVTIPNTVDETIL is encoded by the coding sequence ATGACATTTCAAGAACAAATACTGGAAGGCATTCCTTCTGTCTTACCACAACCTAAAGTATATGAAACCCAAATCAACCACGCACCTAAACGTAAAGAAATCCTAAACGAAGAAGAAAAAAAACTAGCTTTAAAAAATGCTTTACGCTATTTTGAACCTCAACATCACGCTACACTAATTCCTGAATTCAAAGAAGAATTAGAAAAATACGGTCGTATTTATATGTACCGTCTTCGTCCCGATTATGAGATGAAAGCACGCAACATTAATGAATATCCGGGAAAATGTACACAAGCTAAAGCCATTATGTTAATGATCCAAAACAATTTGGATTATGCTGTAGCCCAACATCCCCACGAACTTATCACGTATGGTGGTAACGGAGCTGTATTTCAAAACTGGGCACAATATCGCCTTACTATGAAATACTTGGCCGAAATGACTGATGAACAAACTTTAGTCATGTATTCCGGTCACCCTATGGGCTTGTTTCCTTCTCATAAAGAAGCTCCAAGAGTTGTGGTTACCAATGGTATGATGATTCCTAATTACTCTAAACCGGACGATTGGGAAAAATTCAATGCTCTTGGCGTAACGCAATACGGACAAATGACTGCTGGAAGTTATATGTACATTGGTCCGCAAGGAATTGTACACGGAACTACCATTACAGTTCTAAACGGATTCAGAAAAATTAAGAGAACTCCAAGCGGAAGCCTATTTGTAACGTCCGGTTTAGGAGGAATGAGTGGTGCTCAACCCAAAGCCGGAACAATTGCAGGTTGTGTAACAGTGTGCGCTGAAGTAAATCCTAAAATCACTAAAATTCGTCACGAACAAGGTTGGATCCATGAAATTATTGAAGATTTAGATCAATTAGTAACCCGTACCCGTCAAGCTTTAGCCAATAAAGAAGTAGTTTCCATCGCTTATTTAGGTAATATTGTTGATGTTTGGGAACGTTTTGACCAAGATAACCTTCATATCGATCTGGGTTCAGACCAGACCTCTCTGCATAATCCTTGGGCTGGTGGTTACTACCCGGTAAGTCTTTCGTTTGAAGAAGCCAATAAAATGATGGCTGAAAACCCTGCTCAATTCAAAGAAGAAGTACAAAAATCACTACGTCGTCAAGCAGCGGCTATCAATAAACATACCGCAAAAGGAACGTATTTCTTCGATTACGGAAATGCCTTTTTATTAGAAGCTTCTCGTGCCGGAGCTGATGTCATGAATCCGAATCCTACATTAGGCAGAGAATTCAAATATCCGAGTTACGTCCAAGATATTATGGGTCCCATGTGTTTCGATTATGGCTTTGGTCCATTCCGTTGGGTTTGTACTTCAAATAATCCGGAGGATTTACAAAAAACGGATGCTATTGCCTGCGCCGTTTTAGAAGAAATGAAGAAAAATTCACCGGAAGAAATTCAGCAGCAAATGGCCGATAATATCCAGTGGATCAAAGGCGCCCAACAAAACAAATTGGTTGTAGGTTCGCAGGCACGTATCTTATATGCAGATGCAGAAGGGCGAATTAAAATTGCGGAAGCTTTTAATCAAGCCATTGCTAAAGGCGAAATCGGCCCCATAGTTTTAGGCCGCGACCACCATGATGTATCAGGAACTGATTCTCCTTATCGTGAAACTTCAAATATTTATGATGGTTCTCGCTTCACAGCAGATATGGCTATCCACAATGTTATAGGCGATAGTTTCCGCGGTGCTACCTGGGTTTCTATTCATAATGGCGGTGGTGTAGGCTGGGGAGAAGTAATCAACGGTGGATTTGGCATGCTTCTTGATGGTTCTACAGAAGCATCAAAACGCTTACAATCAATGCTTTTCTGGGATGTAAACAATGGTATTGCCAGAAGAAGTTGGGCACGAAATGAAGGAGCTGTTTTCGCTATAAAAAGAGCAATGGAAACGCAACCTTTGTTAAAAGTTACCATCCCTAATACAGTTGACGAAACTATTTTGTAA
- a CDS encoding DUF5522 domain-containing protein has protein sequence MNTRIDPNTLKEGEDFYYTPEGYKCFTEKYHLKRGYCCKSGCRHCPYGFDKKTGTFKKK, from the coding sequence ATGAATACAAGAATCGACCCAAATACTTTAAAAGAAGGCGAAGATTTCTATTATACTCCGGAAGGCTATAAATGTTTTACCGAAAAATACCACCTTAAAAGAGGCTACTGTTGCAAAAGCGGCTGCCGTCATTGTCCTTATGGCTTTGATAAAAAAACAGGAACCTTCAAAAAAAAGTAA
- a CDS encoding GEVED domain-containing protein, producing the protein MGSASTTYSDPAAQTAPALGTVVEWQLIVTCTNSGNSATSSTATFTSELTPCTPSGSTSYYLTNVTTTNGLTNFNNTSGAGTGGYTDNYPTISVSQIPGGSFDISITPSTGTNYYYVWIDWNNDADFDDAGETLVATTSYASNYTGTINIPVAQTNGTFRMRVANSWSGSITSCGPASYGEYEDYAVIVGTISCYPPTLTADATSTTTGTASWIDPTLGSTPVGYEYYISTTNTPPASGTATASTSTSFTGLISNTTYYVFVRTNCGGGDYSPWAVDSFYTGYCTATSSYTSDYITDFTTTSGVSNISNTSSGFSTSGYGDFTGQIVSQYNGGSVNFNVILNSTSGFAIWVDWNDDMVFDATERMYTSNAYGTTFSGSFNVPAGAATGDHRMRIRSNYSSSNPDACGNISYGEAEDYTLTILPPLPCGENPESLSVFLVSQTEATVSWTEPTPVPANGYQYYFSTSNTTPTSGSTPTGSVASGTTSVNFTGLIPGTTYYVWVRSNCGAPDGQGVWVGPVIFTMPTCAIGDSTGTTDLGCPSVLSGGLSLNGADPAPFFCTDASTCVDLEANYLDLGDTSSYTVESITYNPPYQFSCLKNPVSVNIDDRWSPIVTLPFDFCFYGNTYNQCSIGSNGLLTFDISVADSGSGYSFDDDLPSTTGALFANTIYGVYHDIDPSEGGEVGWELITLNTGCRALVVGWSDVPMFSDNSILYTGMMVLYENTNVIEVYIKEKHIDNNNVSPWNNGNAIVGIQNADATLATVAPGRNGLDTNWEATNEAWRFVPSGTSITSLTWYEGAGTSGPIIGTTDVINVCPSATTTYTAAITYTLCDGTVLTETDETTVTVNGAKVWNGSINNDWDNDNNWTPAGKPTALDCVVIPDTTTDPVISGTGYNGVGLNLSIQNDASLTVNTDNAVTITDWVNISTTGDLILDNAGSLVQINNISNSGSGAMHMDRDTNIRKLDYVYWSSPVTSFSSGNISPNTTGAIYKWTPTIASNLNGYGNWSGGIENMTIGKGYIVRGPDNYTTALQNFTATFAGTPNNGNISTPIVRGTYDGADYTTCATCTLATKDDDNWNLVGNPYPSAINAINFLTTNTNIAGFVKLWTHGTLPSSAIVDPFYDSFVYNYTPGDYLTYNATGTSSGPGVFNGSIAAGQGFFVLMNHAGATSQNVSFNNSMRSNLYDNGEFFKNASSGSNIDKHRIWLDLIAPDNTSVRALVGYIDGATNDEDRLYDAITDKKLNLNLFSLVNNQEMTIQGRQTPFNVNDQVPLGINVPQDGIYSIGIGALDGLFGDTPQDIYLEDLTTNVIHDLRSMPYTFSTTSGIFNNRFVLRYTINSLSTEDINEIENNVWAVTENELTVKSSIERIRSVRVFDVLGRHIASKSNVENNEVIFNSLQKNNTTLLLQITLESGITIHKKVIF; encoded by the coding sequence GTGGGTAGTGCTTCTACAACATATTCAGACCCTGCAGCACAAACAGCTCCGGCTTTAGGAACAGTAGTTGAATGGCAACTAATCGTTACCTGTACAAATTCGGGTAACAGTGCTACATCATCTACAGCAACTTTTACCTCAGAGTTAACACCTTGTACGCCTAGTGGTTCCACAAGTTATTATTTAACTAATGTTACGACGACTAATGGTCTGACAAATTTCAACAACACTTCAGGTGCCGGAACAGGTGGTTATACCGACAATTATCCGACGATTTCTGTTTCCCAGATTCCGGGCGGAAGTTTCGACATATCAATTACGCCCTCAACAGGAACTAATTACTACTATGTTTGGATTGACTGGAACAACGACGCTGATTTTGATGATGCCGGAGAAACTTTAGTTGCCACCACTTCTTACGCATCAAATTATACAGGAACAATAAACATCCCCGTAGCACAAACAAACGGCACTTTCAGAATGAGAGTTGCTAACAGTTGGTCAGGAAGCATCACGTCTTGTGGTCCTGCCTCTTACGGAGAATATGAAGACTATGCCGTAATCGTCGGAACTATTTCATGCTATCCGCCAACATTGACTGCTGATGCTACCTCAACTACTACCGGAACAGCTTCCTGGATAGATCCTACATTAGGTTCCACTCCTGTAGGATATGAGTATTATATATCAACAACAAATACCCCTCCTGCTTCGGGAACCGCTACAGCAAGTACTTCAACCAGCTTTACCGGATTAATTTCTAATACAACTTATTATGTTTTTGTAAGAACAAACTGTGGTGGCGGTGACTATAGCCCATGGGCTGTTGATTCTTTTTATACAGGATATTGTACAGCTACTTCATCCTATACCTCTGATTATATAACAGATTTTACAACAACAAGTGGCGTAAGTAATATATCTAATACAAGCTCTGGTTTTTCAACAAGTGGTTACGGAGATTTTACAGGTCAAATTGTAAGCCAGTATAATGGCGGATCTGTTAATTTCAATGTAATACTAAACAGTACTTCCGGTTTTGCTATTTGGGTAGACTGGAATGACGACATGGTTTTTGATGCTACTGAAAGAATGTATACCAGTAATGCTTACGGCACTACATTCTCCGGTTCCTTTAATGTTCCGGCTGGTGCCGCTACCGGCGATCACAGAATGAGAATTCGTTCCAATTATTCTTCTTCAAATCCGGATGCTTGTGGCAATATCAGCTATGGAGAAGCAGAAGATTATACCTTAACAATTTTACCTCCGCTTCCCTGCGGAGAAAATCCGGAATCACTCTCCGTATTCTTAGTTTCACAAACAGAAGCAACTGTAAGTTGGACAGAACCTACTCCTGTACCGGCAAACGGATACCAATATTATTTTTCAACGTCTAATACTACACCTACCTCTGGTAGCACACCTACAGGAAGTGTAGCTTCAGGTACAACTTCTGTTAACTTTACAGGTTTAATTCCCGGAACTACTTATTATGTATGGGTAAGATCAAATTGCGGAGCACCAGACGGTCAAGGAGTTTGGGTAGGTCCCGTTATATTTACAATGCCTACCTGCGCCATCGGAGACAGTACAGGAACAACAGACTTAGGTTGTCCGTCAGTACTTTCCGGAGGTCTAAGCTTAAATGGTGCCGATCCTGCACCTTTCTTCTGTACAGATGCATCAACATGTGTTGACTTAGAAGCTAATTACTTAGATTTAGGGGACACTTCAAGCTATACTGTTGAATCTATAACTTATAACCCACCGTATCAGTTCAGTTGTTTAAAGAACCCTGTGAGTGTTAATATTGATGACCGATGGTCTCCGATCGTAACTTTGCCATTTGATTTTTGTTTCTATGGTAATACTTACAACCAATGCTCAATTGGTTCAAACGGGTTATTGACCTTTGACATATCTGTAGCTGACTCTGGTTCTGGATATTCCTTTGATGATGATCTACCAAGTACTACCGGAGCTCTTTTTGCAAATACGATTTACGGTGTTTACCACGATATAGATCCGAGCGAAGGAGGGGAAGTAGGTTGGGAACTGATCACGTTAAATACCGGATGTAGAGCATTGGTAGTTGGATGGAGTGATGTACCTATGTTCTCTGACAACAGTATTCTATATACCGGAATGATGGTTTTATATGAAAATACGAATGTTATTGAAGTTTATATAAAAGAAAAACATATTGACAATAATAATGTGAGTCCATGGAACAACGGTAATGCTATTGTAGGTATACAAAATGCAGACGCAACTTTAGCTACAGTAGCACCGGGTAGAAACGGATTAGACACCAATTGGGAGGCTACGAATGAAGCTTGGCGTTTTGTTCCGTCCGGAACTTCAATCACCTCATTAACTTGGTATGAAGGAGCTGGTACTTCCGGTCCGATAATAGGAACTACTGATGTTATTAATGTTTGTCCAAGTGCTACCACTACTTATACAGCAGCTATTACCTATACTTTATGTGATGGAACAGTTTTAACAGAAACAGACGAAACTACAGTTACCGTTAACGGTGCAAAAGTTTGGAACGGTTCTATAAATAATGATTGGGATAACGACAATAACTGGACACCTGCTGGTAAACCTACAGCACTTGACTGTGTTGTAATTCCAGATACAACAACAGACCCTGTTATATCAGGTACCGGATACAATGGTGTGGGCTTAAACCTAAGCATTCAGAATGATGCTTCATTAACCGTGAATACTGATAATGCAGTTACTATAACAGATTGGGTAAACATCAGCACTACCGGAGACTTGATTTTAGACAATGCCGGAAGTTTAGTTCAAATCAACAACATAAGTAACTCTGGTTCAGGAGCTATGCACATGGATAGAGATACTAATATCCGTAAATTAGATTATGTTTACTGGTCTTCACCTGTAACATCATTCTCTTCCGGAAATATCTCCCCTAATACTACCGGTGCTATTTACAAATGGACTCCTACTATAGCAAGTAATTTAAACGGTTATGGAAATTGGTCGGGAGGTATTGAGAACATGACAATAGGAAAAGGATATATTGTTAGGGGGCCTGACAACTATACTACGGCTTTACAAAACTTTACAGCTACTTTTGCAGGTACACCAAATAACGGAAACATTTCAACTCCAATCGTTAGAGGCACTTATGATGGTGCCGATTACACTACTTGTGCTACTTGTACATTAGCTACTAAAGACGATGACAACTGGAACTTAGTAGGAAACCCATATCCTTCTGCGATCAACGCTATTAATTTCTTAACAACAAATACGAATATAGCCGGTTTTGTAAAATTATGGACACATGGTACTTTACCGTCATCTGCAATAGTAGATCCGTTTTACGATAGTTTTGTATACAATTATACACCGGGTGATTACTTAACATATAATGCAACCGGAACATCATCAGGCCCCGGAGTATTTAACGGTAGCATTGCAGCCGGACAAGGTTTCTTTGTACTAATGAATCATGCCGGAGCAACATCACAAAATGTTTCATTCAATAATTCTATGAGAAGTAATTTATATGATAACGGAGAGTTTTTCAAAAATGCTTCTTCCGGATCAAATATTGACAAACATAGAATTTGGTTAGACTTAATTGCTCCTGACAACACTTCAGTAAGAGCACTTGTAGGATATATTGATGGTGCCACAAATGATGAAGACCGATTATACGATGCTATTACAGACAAAAAGCTAAACCTGAATTTATTCTCTTTGGTTAACAATCAGGAAATGACCATTCAAGGTAGGCAAACCCCTTTTAATGTAAATGATCAGGTTCCATTAGGAATAAATGTCCCTCAGGATGGAATTTACTCAATCGGAATAGGTGCTTTAGACGGATTGTTCGGAGATACACCACAAGATATCTATCTTGAAGATCTGACAACAAATGTAATTCATGACCTGAGAAGCATGCCATATACTTTTAGTACTACATCCGGTATCTTTAATAACAGATTTGTACTAAGATACACCATCAACTCATTAAGTACAGAAGACATCAATGAAATTGAAAATAATGTCTGGGCTGTTACTGAAAATGAATTAACTGTTAAATCAAGTATTGAAAGAATAAGGTCTGTTCGGGTATTTGATGTTCTGGGAAGACACATTGCTTCTAAATCAAATGTAGAGAATAACGAAGTTATTTTTAATTCTCTGCAAAAGAACAATACCACTCTCCTACTTCAAATCACACTTGAAAGCGGAATAACTATTCATAAAAAAGTGATCTTCTAA